Below is a genomic region from Desulfomonilia bacterium.
ATTTTCAGGGATATGTGGGAAATATATTACACAATAACGAATGATTTTACCTTCTGTCGCTAGGAAATATTTTACACATGGATATTTATGTTTATTTCTTGACCATTTATAATCTGATGTATAACTCAAAATATTATGTCAGTGAGAATATGTTCAGGATTGTATAAGTCAAGAAGAATAGCCTGTCCTGAAGACATCAGGCCAACCTCCGACAGGGTTAAAGAGGCCCTGTTTTCAGCTTTGCTGGTCGATTTCAGGGATATTGACGTCCTTGATGTTTTTGCAGGCAGCGGATCACTCGGTATAGAGGCCCTCAGCAGGGGGGCAAAAACAGCAACATTTGTTGACAGTTCCGCCTTAAGTATAAATCATATAAGGAAAAATGCTTCCCTGCTCGGCATTGAGAATAAGTGTGTAATTATCAGATCAGATGTCATGGCATATATAAGGAAATGCAGGCATTCGTTTGATCTTGTTTTCATGGATCCTCCATACAATAAAGGTCTTGCTTCACAACTTGCACCTGAGCTATATTTTCTGATTAAGCCGGGCGGGACAATGGTGGTGGAGCATTCGCCCAGAGAAGCGCTCAATATGAATACATACAAACAAAAGCAGTACGGAGATACGATGCTGACATTTATAAGAAGGGAGCCCTAAATGAGCGAGAGAATAGCTGTATGTCCCGGTTCATTCGATCCGATAACAAACGGTCATATTGATATCATCAGGAGGGGTCTGGGGGTTTTTGACAAGGTGGTTGTCGCTGTCGGCCACAATGCCTTGAAACAGGACTTATTTACTACCGAAGAAAAGGTAGAAATGATTAAAGAATGCGTTGCTCCATCCAATGGAAGGATAAGTGTTGATGTATTTGAGGGACTTCTTGTCGACTATGTAAAAAAAATCGGCGCATGTGCAATATTAAGAGGTTTAAGGGTCGTATCGGATTTTGAATGGGAAATGCAGCTGTCTCTTATGAACAGAAAGCTTTACGGTGAAGTCGACACCTATTTTTTAATGACCGATTTCAGGAATCTGTTTGTAAGCTCTACGATTATAAAAGCAACAGTATCTGCAGGAGGTTCTGTCAGAGGACTGGTGCCGGACCCTGTACTATATAAGCTAAAAGAGAAATTTCCGTTTATGAACACTGATTGACATTATATAAAACCTGTTTGTCTCGGAGGAAAAGATATGAAAATTTCTAAACTTGTATCGGGCATTGAGGAGTCGGCGACCCTGGCTATCACGGCCAAGGTGAATGCGCTGAAGGCGGAAGGTAAGGATATAATAGGCTTCGGTGCAGGGGAGCCCGATTTCGATACGCCGGATGATATCAAGGAGGCAGCAATTAAGGCGATAAAAGACGGCAAGACAAAATATACCCCGGTAGCAGGAATACCGGAACTCAGAAAAGCCGTAGCCGATGTAGTCAATAAGGAGTACGGAACTAAAATGTCACCTGCAAATGTGCTTGTTTCATGCGGGGCGAAACACAGCCTCTATAATCTCTTCGTAACAATATTCGATGCCGGTGATGAGGTAATATGCCCTTCTCCCTACTGGGTTTCCTATTCAGCAATGATCGAAATTGCAGGCGCCAAACCGGTTCTTGTAGATACAAGGGGCACGGGCCTTAAACTTCAGGCCGAGCAGGTAAAACAGGCTATTACCCCGAAAACCCGCGGTATAATAATCAATTCTCCATCAAACCCGACCGGCATGATAATCGAAAAGAAGGAGCTTGAGAAGATTGCCGAACTTTGCATCAAACACGACATGGCAATAGTTGCTGATGACATTTATCAGAAGCTTGTTTTTTCCGGGAATACCTTTACCAGCATAGCTTCACTCGGACCTGAAGTTGCAGCCAGGTCATTTATAGTAATAGGCGCATCAAAGACATTTTCCATGACCGGCTGGAGAATCG
It encodes:
- a CDS encoding pyridoxal phosphate-dependent aminotransferase, whose protein sequence is MKISKLVSGIEESATLAITAKVNALKAEGKDIIGFGAGEPDFDTPDDIKEAAIKAIKDGKTKYTPVAGIPELRKAVADVVNKEYGTKMSPANVLVSCGAKHSLYNLFVTIFDAGDEVICPSPYWVSYSAMIEIAGAKPVLVDTRGTGLKLQAEQVKQAITPKTRGIIINSPSNPTGMIIEKKELEKIAELCIKHDMAIVADDIYQKLVFSGNTFTSIASLGPEVAARSFIVIGASKTFSMTGWRIGYCIGDKDVIAAMGRLQSQSTSNATSFAQYGAYQSLTGDQSIVAERTKIFEKRRDLMVSKIREIPGLEIIPPEGAFYCFPSMKGLIGRFSGSTDFANFLLDQALVAIVPGIEFGSDEHFRLSFATSDKNIIEGLERIKKALA
- the coaD gene encoding pantetheine-phosphate adenylyltransferase, translated to MSERIAVCPGSFDPITNGHIDIIRRGLGVFDKVVVAVGHNALKQDLFTTEEKVEMIKECVAPSNGRISVDVFEGLLVDYVKKIGACAILRGLRVVSDFEWEMQLSLMNRKLYGEVDTYFLMTDFRNLFVSSTIIKATVSAGGSVRGLVPDPVLYKLKEKFPFMNTD
- the rsmD gene encoding 16S rRNA (guanine(966)-N(2))-methyltransferase RsmD; translation: MSVRICSGLYKSRRIACPEDIRPTSDRVKEALFSALLVDFRDIDVLDVFAGSGSLGIEALSRGAKTATFVDSSALSINHIRKNASLLGIENKCVIIRSDVMAYIRKCRHSFDLVFMDPPYNKGLASQLAPELYFLIKPGGTMVVEHSPREALNMNTYKQKQYGDTMLTFIRREP